ATGATCGATTGCATGACGTGGATTGTTCCTTTGGGAGTTGTGATCACGTTGAGGATGATTTAGATCCAGGAACTGACGGTTTTCCTTTGAACAGCCTTCCTGACAGCCAGTTCACCGATCCGCGCACGGGACGGCCAGCCATTCCCAGCTTGCGTGATTTGGAGGACTACACCAGGCTTTGGGCGTCTGGGTTGTCGAATGTGATGGCTATAATGCCAACGAACTATACAGTAAAGCTGGTTCTGACAGGCGACGCCCAATTGAGAATATTCCGCGCCTACGAAAACGATGGTGGCACGAATTATTTGTTCGACGCAGCCACCGCCTCAAGCCAAGTTGCTCAGTCGGCTTCACTTTATCTTGGGCTGCTGACCTCCGATTCATCGATCACCCTTAGCGGAGGAACAAATCTCGGAGAGCACTTCATTTTCTGCGGCGCACAAACGGGCAGCGCAGAGGTAGATTTGCAGATACTCGATGGCAATCAAAACTTTGTTGCTGATGCCCCCTTTTACATTGAAATCAAGGACATCAAGCAGATGTACGAACGGTGGACAGTGGGAGACGAGCCATTGGTAAAACCAGCAATTACGGCAACCAGTGCAAAGGAGGGTGTTGTGTTACCATTCCAATATCTGCCTCCAACAGACAACAACACGCCTTACATTCTCTTGGTTCACGGCTGGAACATGAAAAAATGGGAAAAAGATCGTTTCGCCGAGGCGGCATTCAAACGGCTATATTGGCAGGGGTATCAGGGACGGTTTGGCATCTTTCGATGGCCGACCGGCAATGGAATTACGGATACACTCAGCGCCGTTCTTCATGCCCGCAACTATGACAATAGCGAGTTTACCGCTTGGACATCGGCAACAGGATTGCTTAACAAATTAACTGAACTCAATATGGAGTATCCGGGTAACGTTTACCTCATGGCTCATAGCATGGGTAACGTAGTGGCTGGGGAAGCATTGCGCCTGGCAGGAACAAACCATGTGGTCAACACCTACGTGGCCATGCAAGCCGCAGTGTCAGCACATGCCTATGATCCCGGCACACCTACATGGACAAGCGGCAGCACTCCGGATATTTATGCCAACTATTGGACCAATGGAGCGCCCTGTTACTTTAACGGAGTAAGCGGCACGGGGAGTCGTGCAGATTTTTACAATACGAATGATTTCGCTCTAAACGCCTGGCTTACGGACCAATATTGGAAACCCGATCATGGAATAAGTAGCTATCCAGGTTATTGGTACTCCACACCGGGGACGACGCATCCGTCGGGTTTTTACAAAATTTTTGGGTCAGGCGCGAACGATTTCAGCAATCTATACTTCCCAACCGACAGTTATGTGATTTTGGCTTACTGTGTTCAATCTCGCTCCTATTGCCTGGGAGCAACGGCGAGCGCGTCTGGATTCACTCCGCAAGATTTAAGTAGCGTGTGGCCGGGAGATACCCATCCTGAACTACATGGCCCCTACAGCGCTCACTTTTGGCACAGCGCGGAATTCCGAGCCAACAATATGGAGCAGAATGCTTATTGGAACCAGCTTTTACAGACTTACAAATTGATAAACCCACAATGAAAAAGACTATGTACTATTTAACCGGTTTAGCCGCCGTAATTTTGTTCAGTACAGTTTGGTGGTTTAAGACTCCAACCGCGCCAAGCCCAGCAGCAATGCCAGCAACACATCAACCGATAACGTCAAGTGAGGCCAAAGTGGTCATATCAGCCACGACAAATGTTGTTGCAAAAAATGAAGCCTCCTCCATCAAAAAAGGTTCCAATTCAGGGGCTGCAACGAGTCTTGCTTCCCTCCGCGACGCTTATGATAAGGGCTCGATAAGCAAAGGAGAGGCGATTCAGTCATCATTGATGGAGGAGAACAAAAAAACTCTCGACCTCTACGGACTGGTTGTTGATCAAAATGGTGAGCCTGTTGTGGGAGCGAAAGTTCGAGGGAGTATCGGCTTAAACGTCAACATGGTGCAAAGTGGCGGGGAGCTTCATTATACGGAAACCGATTCACAAGGGCGTTTCAACTTTCTTGGAATACATGGCGTTGGAATCGGGCTTTGGCCTCAGAAGGAAGGGTATTTTTACGATTTGAAGCTACCGTCACATCGTCCCGACAATTATCAGCCAGCCCCAAACAACCCCATTGTTTTGACCATGTGGAAGCTCAAAGGAGCGGAGTCGATGATACATGACAGTAAATTTTATGGAATCACACCTGACGCCCGTCCTTACACGATTGATTTGATAGAAAGGAAAAAAACTGAAGGCCAGAACGCCGGTGGTGATTTAGTGATTCAAATCCAGCGTCCGGCTCAAATCTCGCCGGGACAAAAGTTTGACTGGTCATTCGCAATGTCCGTGATTGATGGTGGATTGATCGAAGTTACAAACAAGACTTATCTCAATGAAGCTCCGGAGAATGGCTACGAGCAAAAACACGAAATAAAATCATCTGCATCTGACCCGCAATGGCAGTCTCAGATTGAAGAGACTTTTTTCTTAAAGAGCCGTAGCGGGCAGGCTTATGGTCATTTCCATATAACAGTAATCCCTCTTTATAGGGATACCGCCGTGTTCAAAATCGACTCTTACATCAATCCATCAGGTTCAAGGAATCTCGAATTTGATCCTGCGAAGCAAATCCGATGAGAAACAAACAAAATTTCGGTTTGGCAATCAGTTTCATTTTGTTATGCATGACTTCTTCTTGCAGTTTGATCCGCTTCTATTCGGGGCCACAAGGGGACGGATCTGGGCAATCCACTCCAATCAGTGCTCGCCATGCAGAGGAAAAATACACCGAATGGTGCAATTTCCCAGGGTACATCATTCCAAGAATTTGCGCCTACTACCAGTTGCACCCTGAGCGATTCAAACCCATTGGGCACGGCGAAGAAATCGAAATCGAGGGATTTGCCGCCTTTGTGCAAAATGACGACTACTTCAAAATGGGACACCGCTCTTCTTCTTGGGCAGGAAAACTTAAGGACCCGTGGGGCGATCCTGTTCACTTCGTTCAAGACCTAAACATGGACGGAATCATCGAAGCGGGCGGAGTACGCAGGCCAGTGTGGAACGAGGACGTAAATGGGAAAGTGGAGTTTACAAATCAAGATCATCACTTCGGCATTTTGAAGCAAAGCCCATTCAAAGTCCCTTATGGCATTCCAGAGGAAAGAATATTTGCTGTGACCTTCCACGATGCACGACCTCAAAAGGCTCCGTGAATCGTTGCGTTGGCCGGCAATCTCAATAGCTCTAGTGGCGGTGCTGTTCAGCTATTTCTACAACCGTAGCAGGCCAGAATGGCACTTACTTAAGGATTAACCAGTTTGCATTCCGTGGTCATACCGCCATTGCCATGGCCAAGTGTATGATTGAACTACGGCGCGGAATCCGCCTATTCTGTTCGTTTTATGAGCAAACCTGCCTGCCCGATGTGCGAAATGACTGATGTTTTGGAACACCCTGAACGCTGGGAATGCGTGACGTGCGGTCACGAGTGGGAGCGCACGCCCGAACCAGAAGCACCCGCAGGCCAGCGCGTCGTCAAGGATGCCCACGGCAATGTACTCGCCGACGGCGACCTGGTGATGCTGATCAAAGACTTGCCATTGAAGGGCTCGTCACAGGTGCTCAAAGGCGGAACAAAGTCGAAACCCATTCGTTTGGTGGATGGCGATCACGAAATCACCTGCAAGCTGAACGGAATTTCCATCGGCTTAAAAGCTTGCTTCGTAAAGAAGGTCTGAAGCCGGCATTTCCGCTTTCATCAGACTTGTCTCCCCTTTCATTCCGGTTCCTTTTCCCATTTCGGAAATATCTTTCGGCATTCGGTATAGAACTACGACCGCGAAAACCAACTCATCCGCGCCATCGTCGCCAACCACTGCAAGAAGCGCAGGAAGAACCTCAGCCCCTTCCGCATGCCTCAAACTCATTGCCTCACGATCCCAAAACAAAAGACCCCAGATTCAAACTTGGCGGCAATAGCAAAAAAAGAGGCCTTCAGTTATGAAGGCCTCTTTGTTGAATATATAAGAGTTAGGATACCTTAACGATCATAGGCCGGATATGCCGGAGTAGGGTGCGGCTGCTTATTAATAGGCTTAACGCTGTGGGTGGGCGTTGGCGTGGAAGGCGAAGTAGTCGTGGCAACCGGCGGCGTGGAAGGTGACGTAGAAGGCGGCGTGGCAAGAGGCGCGCTCGAAGCAGCCCCTGGAGTGACCATACCGTTCGCATCAATCTGGCCGCGAGCATTGCCAATGTCTGCAAAGACAATGGCACTTAATTGTGCCCTGGTGAGGCCGGTGCCATCCGTGCCGAACTGAAGAGAACTGGAACCAATAGCGAAATTGACGATTATGAGATTAAACCCGGTCCAATCAAAGTCTTTGCTGTCCGCGAAAGAAACCTTGCCGGATCCGTTAGCCATATCGATCGTAAGGGTACCTTGCAATTCCAATGTGCCTATGTTCTGGTCCAACCCTCCAGTTGCAAAAGTTGACGTACCAGCGACCTTTAAAGCATTACCGGATCCCAAGGCATTTATCTTCCCGGCAGTTATTGTGCCCTCTTGAATGACATTCCTTCCAATGAATGTGTTTGGAGCTGTGCCACCAAGGAAAAGCTTGCCCACCCCGGTTTTGATCAATCCGGAAAAAGTGCCAGTGTTGGTATTCACAATCTGTCCGGGACCTTTCGTTCCGACGGAGATCGTGCTCCCAGGTCCTGTTTTCATTGTGAGGGCGGCTGCTCCATTCAGATTGATAGTCCAAGGCGCAGCCGGAGCGTTATTATTACCATTAAACACGAAATCGCCCGCCTCTGCGTTAAAGGTCATCGCTGCCAATGGACCAGGCATGCCGTTATTGCCGGCGAGCTTGATTGGCACGTTAAATGTCTGGGTGCTATCATCCTTATTCACCAAACCGTTCACCTTGCCGCCTGCTCGGATGAAAAAACCAGAAACAGAACCATCTATGCCACTAAAAGTATAACCAGAGCCGCCGGGAGAAAAGTCAAAGCGCCCACCGACTTCCATACGTCCGGTCGGACCACCAAGATCCAACTTTTGAATCGCGGCGTCACCCGGGTAGATGGCACATGCTGCTGGTGCCGGCGGGGCGAATCCTGTGCTCCAGTTTCCGTTTTCCGCCCAACTATTATTAACAGTTCCCTGCCAGGATGTATCCGCGAATGAAGCAGGCACGACCGCCAGGTAAAATGCTGCAGCAAATGCGACGGAACTGATCGACAGATTCAAAGACCTTGGCAATGGCGGACTTAGTTTCATTTTCATTTCTTTTGTTTCGGAACGACTCACACCCTATTCCTGCTCCGCTAACTGCTTAGCGGGAATTAGGCCAACAAAAATACACTAACTACAATTACATGTTCGTGTAATGCGGCCCTGCAATTGTCCGGCTAAGTTCGCAGAAAGTTATAGTTTTATATACGGGTTTTTTGTTTTAACACTAATCGCAATCCGTCCTGCATGGCAAGGCAATTACATGTTCAATATCCGCGAGCCACCTATTACACACACCCTATCAAATCCCATCCCTCCTGCCCATTTCACCGGGCAACGCCTACTTTCCCCCCCCCTCAACCTGCAGTTTAGCCCCACGTTGACAACCTCGAGTCGCAGTGGAAGTTTCTTTCCATTCGAATTCAAGAACTTGAATGATCGAGGCCAATACAATTTTATTACTTGAGCATCAGGACAACCGTCAGTCTAATATTAAAACGGACCTGGAATCAAGGTTGGAAAACCCTGTCATCGTCATCAGGAATGTTCGCCATTTGACCGACTACCTGGAGGGTGCTGGTGAGTTCGCCAACCGCCAAAATAATCCTTTCCCTATTCTTGTGTTGCTGGACCTTCAAATGCCCGACGAGCAAGGCTTTAGTGTTCTGGAATGGCGTCGCAACCATCGCATCAAGGAAATTAGGCGATTACCCTTCGCCCTCATCACCCAACTCAAAGATATCGGAACAGTAAACCGTGCCTACGCCTTGGGTGCAGATACTTTTTTTGCGCGTCCGTTCAACTTCATTGATTTTCAAAACTGGATCACCCACTTCAATTGGCTCCAGATGAAAAATCGACGCATCGTTCCCGCCGTCGGCTCCGGCGTCTGAAACACTGGTGATGCAGGCTCTTCAGCACGTAAAACTTTTACGTTTGCAGCCAAAATGCTGGTTTTGCAACGGACCACGGACCAAATAATCGATTCAGCTTTCATGTTGGACTGAAAAAAGAGTATATTGCGCTCAGCGATTTCCAATGGCGACCAAACCGCGCCTGGCAACGCCAACTGTTTACAAAATTATGGAACCATCTTTGCCCACTGTTTTACTTCGTCCCGGAGAAGCCGACCGTATCGTCGCCGGTCATCCCTGGATTTATGGCGGGTCCGTCCTTCGCCTCACTCAACCAGCTGAAGACGGTGCTTTGGTTCAGGTAAAAGACCATCGTCAACGCCTTCTGGGCGTCGGGCTTTACAATTCAAAGTCAAAAATTAGCGTTCGCGTTCTTGCGCCGGACCGTGTCACTTTGAACGAAGCCTTTTTTGAAGAGCGCATTCGAGCCGCCCTGGCAGTCCGCAAAAAACATCTCCCCGGAGCATCCTCGTTCCGCGTCGTGAACGCCGAAAGCGATTTCCTCAGCGGTCTGGTAGTCGACAAATATGAAGATGTCTTGGTGGTGCAGACCTCCGCCCTGGGCATGGACCAGCGCAAATCTTTAATCGTTGACGCATTACAAAAGATTTTCTCACCTCGTTGCATCCTGGAACGCAACGACACGGCTTACCGTAAATTCGAAGGCTTGGCCGATGCCAACGGCATTCTGATCGGGGAGCTTACTGGTCCGGTGACCATCAACCTCAATGGCCTCTCCTTTGAAGTGGATATCCTCGGTGGCCATAAAACCGGTCTTTATCTGGATCAACAGGCGAATTATCAAGCCGTGGCCGAATTGACGAAAGGCGGGCAGGTCCTCGATTGTTTCAGTTTTCTGGGTGGCTTCGGTTTGCACGCCGCCCGTGCCGGCGCAGCGCACGTTCACATGCTGGATCAAAGCGCAGACGCCATCGCCGCATCCTCCCGCAATGCTGCCGCCAATGGTCTGGCTGAAAAATGTTCAACCGAGACCATAAATGTTTTCGACTGGATGAAGGCTCAAACCGCAGTTCAGCCTCACGAAAAGGTGGTTCCAAAATTCGACGTCATCATTCTCGACCCGCCTTCCTTCACCCGGAGTCGCGCAACGGTACCGGATGCTCTGCGCGGCTATAAGGAAATCCATCTGCGCGCTCTGAAGCTAATCAAGGCTGGTGGTACTTTGGCCACTTTCTGCTGCTCGCATCATGTCGATGCAGTCACGTTTCAGGACGTGATTCTTTCTGCAGCATATGATGCCCGTCGGATTCTCCGGCGTGTTGCGACTTACAGCCAATCGCCGGATCATCCCATCATTCCTTCCATTCCTGAGACAGAATACCTGAAAGGTTTCGCCTACGAAGTGGTAAGGTAAACCTCAAACACTGGCGGCTTGGGTCATTAACTCCCGCTGCCAGTTCATCAGATCCGGCGCATGACGGTCCCAATCCTCCGCCAGATCCAGCAACGTGGCGCGACTGGCAATTAAGGTCGGATCAATGCCCAACTCGGTTGCCCGGGCATCACGACGTTTTTGCAACTCCTCAACTCGGCGACGGTCTGCTTCGCTCAACCGCCTCGCTTCATGTCTCAACGGTTCCGGCTGTTGTTCGTGGGGAACTGACAGCCCACGCTTGATCGCTTCACTCAAAGTGGCGCGCCTCCGGTCAGAAAACTTTTGCGGCAACAACGGCTGCACGGGATGACCGCTGGCGGCGGCCGCGGATAAATCAATCAACGTTTCATGTCTTAATACAAAATAGGGTGGGCGGTTTGCGACTATCGCCTCTGCTTCCCGCCAGCGCCAAACTTCCCTTAAGACTGCAAGTGCCGGCCGGTACAAACGATTGCTCCCTTTGATTCGCCACACCAGGTCAGGATCGGGCTCGGGATTTTGTGAACATTCGATGATCAATCGGGCACACAATTCCTGATGCCAGCCCAGCCGGCCTTTGACTTCCAGGTCCGACTTCAGCCTGTCAGCCAAATGTTTTAAGTAGTGGGTATCGTTCCGCGCGTATGCCTCCATTCGTGGAGTCAGTGGTCTCTTCGCCCAATCCGCCTTCTGTGAGCCCTTTTCCAAGGTCACCCCCAGGTAATGCGCCACCAGATGCACCAATCCGAATTGTGTGTGCCCCAATAGCCGGCTTGCGAGCATCGTATCGAAAATCGCCTTGGGCACGAACGCATGATGCTTCCGCAGAAGACGCAGATCGTAGTCAGAACCATGCATGATCAATTCATGCCCCCCAAAAGTATCCAGCAGCGGGTCCAGATTGATTCCCGATAGGGGATCAATCAATTCGTCTCCCAATGGGGTGGTAATCTGCAGAAGACAAACTTTTTCCGGGTAGGCATGCAGGCTATCCGCTTCGGTATCCAAGGCAACCCAGGGAGTGCTGCTAAGCCGCCCCAGTAAATTTTTCAACGTTACGTCGCTATCAATCACTTTTTTTAATCTAAAGCCATTTGCCCAAGGTGGAAATGAGAAAAACATTTACTGACATTCCATTCGAGTGACTTATGGCTTGGCGTAATGGGCTAATCCCGCATATCTTCTTAGAAAATGAATCTGTCCAGTGCTTTTGCCAGATCAGCCGGAAAAAATCCCCAAAAAGTGGCTCTTTATTGGGGTGAACAGGAATATACTTTCGCCACGCTTTGGGATCAGAGTGAACACGTTGCCAGTTATTTGCAAACCAGGCTCAATGCTAAACCGGGTGCACGCGTTGCCCTTTGGTTGAAAAATTGTCCCGAATTTATCCCCGCGCTCTTCGGCATTCTTCACGCTGGTTGCGTCGTGGTCCCCGTCAATAATTTCTTAAAACCTGCCGAGGTTAATTACATCCTTCAGGACGCAGGCGCCGATATCATGATCACCGATTCCGCCATGGCGGAACATCTGCCTGCACTCCAGGCCAGCCGTCCCAATTTACACATCATCCAGGTCGAACAATTCGGCCCCGATGTCCTGAACACTGCGAAAGTTCCAGCTCCCGTTGAGACTGAGAAGGATCTGGCCGTCATCATCTACACCTCAGGCACAACCGGGCGTCCCAAGGGAGCCATGCTTTCTCATGGCAACCTGCTTCACAATGTCGAGAGCTGCCGTCTGGTGCTGCAAACGGTGGAACAGGACCGCATGGCAGTCCTGTTGCCGATGTTTCACAGTTTCATGCTCACGGTGGGTGTCTTTCTGCCCTTAATCGTTGGAGCCTCAATTGTTCTCATCCGCTCGCTTCACCCGCCGCGCAACGTTCTGCAGGAAATCATCCAACGTCAGGCTTCGGTTCTGCCGGCGATCCCTCAATTTTTCCGCAGCATGGTTAGTGTGCCTGCAAATATTCAATTGCCCCTCCGTATGTGCATCAGCGGCGCAGCCCCCCTGCCCGTCCAGATCTTGAAGGAATTCGGCGAGAAGTTTCCCTTCCCACTGAT
Above is a window of Pedosphaera parvula Ellin514 DNA encoding:
- a CDS encoding carboxypeptidase-like regulatory domain-containing protein, which gives rise to MKKTMYYLTGLAAVILFSTVWWFKTPTAPSPAAMPATHQPITSSEAKVVISATTNVVAKNEASSIKKGSNSGAATSLASLRDAYDKGSISKGEAIQSSLMEENKKTLDLYGLVVDQNGEPVVGAKVRGSIGLNVNMVQSGGELHYTETDSQGRFNFLGIHGVGIGLWPQKEGYFYDLKLPSHRPDNYQPAPNNPIVLTMWKLKGAESMIHDSKFYGITPDARPYTIDLIERKKTEGQNAGGDLVIQIQRPAQISPGQKFDWSFAMSVIDGGLIEVTNKTYLNEAPENGYEQKHEIKSSASDPQWQSQIEETFFLKSRSGQAYGHFHITVIPLYRDTAVFKIDSYINPSGSRNLEFDPAKQIR
- a CDS encoding response regulator yields the protein MIEANTILLLEHQDNRQSNIKTDLESRLENPVIVIRNVRHLTDYLEGAGEFANRQNNPFPILVLLDLQMPDEQGFSVLEWRRNHRIKEIRRLPFALITQLKDIGTVNRAYALGADTFFARPFNFIDFQNWITHFNWLQMKNRRIVPAVGSGV
- a CDS encoding class I SAM-dependent rRNA methyltransferase — encoded protein: MEPSLPTVLLRPGEADRIVAGHPWIYGGSVLRLTQPAEDGALVQVKDHRQRLLGVGLYNSKSKISVRVLAPDRVTLNEAFFEERIRAALAVRKKHLPGASSFRVVNAESDFLSGLVVDKYEDVLVVQTSALGMDQRKSLIVDALQKIFSPRCILERNDTAYRKFEGLADANGILIGELTGPVTINLNGLSFEVDILGGHKTGLYLDQQANYQAVAELTKGGQVLDCFSFLGGFGLHAARAGAAHVHMLDQSADAIAASSRNAAANGLAEKCSTETINVFDWMKAQTAVQPHEKVVPKFDVIILDPPSFTRSRATVPDALRGYKEIHLRALKLIKAGGTLATFCCSHHVDAVTFQDVILSAAYDARRILRRVATYSQSPDHPIIPSIPETEYLKGFAYEVVR
- a CDS encoding ribonuclease D, encoding MIDSDVTLKNLLGRLSSTPWVALDTEADSLHAYPEKVCLLQITTPLGDELIDPLSGINLDPLLDTFGGHELIMHGSDYDLRLLRKHHAFVPKAIFDTMLASRLLGHTQFGLVHLVAHYLGVTLEKGSQKADWAKRPLTPRMEAYARNDTHYLKHLADRLKSDLEVKGRLGWHQELCARLIIECSQNPEPDPDLVWRIKGSNRLYRPALAVLREVWRWREAEAIVANRPPYFVLRHETLIDLSAAAASGHPVQPLLPQKFSDRRRATLSEAIKRGLSVPHEQQPEPLRHEARRLSEADRRRVEELQKRRDARATELGIDPTLIASRATLLDLAEDWDRHAPDLMNWQRELMTQAASV
- a CDS encoding zinc ribbon domain-containing protein YjdM yields the protein MSKPACPMCEMTDVLEHPERWECVTCGHEWERTPEPEAPAGQRVVKDAHGNVLADGDLVMLIKDLPLKGSSQVLKGGTKSKPIRLVDGDHEITCKLNGISIGLKACFVKKV
- a CDS encoding long-chain-fatty-acid--CoA ligase; the encoded protein is MNLSSAFARSAGKNPQKVALYWGEQEYTFATLWDQSEHVASYLQTRLNAKPGARVALWLKNCPEFIPALFGILHAGCVVVPVNNFLKPAEVNYILQDAGADIMITDSAMAEHLPALQASRPNLHIIQVEQFGPDVLNTAKVPAPVETEKDLAVIIYTSGTTGRPKGAMLSHGNLLHNVESCRLVLQTVEQDRMAVLLPMFHSFMLTVGVFLPLIVGASIVLIRSLHPPRNVLQEIIQRQASVLPAIPQFFRSMVSVPANIQLPLRMCISGAAPLPVQILKEFGEKFPFPLIEGYGLSEASPVVTKNPLNGVRKPGSIGLPIPHVEVTIQNDAGQVLPPGEVGELCVRGGNVMMGYWNQPAETANVMRGEWLLTGDIGYKDSDGYIYITDRKKDMLLVNGINVYPREVEEIIYQFPGVREASVIGIPDPRKGEQPLAFISANEGATVDEKALLQFVRSKLADYKVPKKVVCLPALPRNATGKVLKTTLREMAGTPDTPSQ